One genomic window of Cupriavidus malaysiensis includes the following:
- a CDS encoding FAD-dependent oxidoreductase: MSDPANNDPDQAAREALRLLGPAPENWVPQRAGFDHNVLVVGGGQGGSAFAFALRRAGIGGVAVIDAAPDASQAGVWLTRARMHQLRTVKNLVGPELGHTALGFQSWYEARHGQAAYAGLDRIARTDWAGYLAWFRRFLGIEVRYGTRLLGIAPVEGGEVPGLALQIEAGGVVRTETTRKLILANGVAGNGAPLVPAWLRPAVAAGLAAHTADPIDFSALAGKTVAVIGAAASAFDAAAVALEAGAQAVHLFARRDHLAARAVAKPRGYAGFYDHFPALPDAHRWHHAWRYRRAGSTPPADAVKRVLAHAGFHLHLGAPWETARIEDRRVLADVNGRAFGFDFVIAGTGYSSDPAQRPELAAIAPLIARWRDRYTPPAAEHDDALGASPYLGSGLEYCEKTPGSAPWLSAIHVFNPAGYASVGAPLGDIPSMRRDIPAIVHRIGRDLFLADLDLHEARARVEVAPDFGPELYANAVWRA, from the coding sequence ATGAGCGACCCTGCCAACAACGATCCCGACCAGGCCGCGCGCGAAGCCCTGCGCCTGCTCGGTCCCGCGCCGGAGAATTGGGTGCCGCAGCGCGCCGGCTTCGACCACAACGTGCTCGTCGTCGGCGGCGGCCAGGGCGGCAGCGCCTTTGCGTTCGCCTTGCGTCGTGCCGGCATCGGCGGCGTCGCGGTGATCGACGCCGCGCCGGATGCCTCGCAGGCGGGCGTCTGGCTGACGCGCGCGCGCATGCATCAGCTGCGCACCGTAAAGAACCTGGTAGGCCCCGAGCTCGGCCACACCGCGCTCGGCTTCCAGAGCTGGTACGAAGCCCGCCACGGCCAGGCGGCCTATGCCGGCCTGGACCGCATTGCCCGCACCGACTGGGCCGGCTACCTGGCCTGGTTCCGCCGCTTCCTCGGCATCGAGGTGCGCTATGGCACTCGCCTGCTCGGCATCGCGCCGGTCGAGGGCGGCGAGGTGCCCGGGCTTGCGCTGCAGATCGAGGCCGGCGGCGTGGTGCGCACCGAAACCACGCGCAAGCTGATCCTGGCCAACGGCGTGGCCGGCAACGGCGCACCGCTGGTGCCGGCCTGGCTGCGGCCGGCGGTGGCGGCGGGACTGGCGGCCCACACCGCCGACCCCATCGATTTCTCCGCGCTGGCCGGCAAGACCGTGGCCGTGATCGGCGCGGCGGCCTCCGCCTTCGACGCTGCCGCGGTAGCGCTGGAAGCCGGCGCGCAAGCGGTGCACCTGTTCGCCCGCCGCGACCACCTCGCCGCCCGTGCCGTGGCCAAGCCGCGCGGCTATGCCGGCTTCTACGACCACTTCCCGGCGTTGCCGGACGCGCATCGCTGGCACCATGCCTGGCGCTACCGCCGCGCCGGCTCCACCCCGCCCGCCGACGCGGTCAAGCGCGTGCTGGCCCATGCCGGCTTCCACCTGCATCTCGGCGCGCCCTGGGAGACCGCCCGCATCGAGGACAGGCGCGTGCTGGCGGACGTCAACGGCCGTGCCTTCGGTTTCGACTTCGTCATCGCCGGCACCGGCTACAGCAGCGATCCGGCCCAGCGGCCCGAACTGGCGGCCATCGCGCCGCTGATCGCACGCTGGCGCGACCGCTATACGCCGCCGGCCGCGGAGCATGACGACGCGCTGGGCGCCTCGCCCTACCTGGGCAGCGGCCTGGAGTACTGCGAGAAGACGCCCGGCTCGGCGCCGTGGCTGAGCGCCATCCATGTGTTCAACCCGGCCGGCTATGCCAGCGTGGGCGCCCCCCTGGGCGACATCCCCAGCATGCGGCGCGACATCCCCGCCATCGTGCACCGCATCGGCCGGGACCTGTTCCTGGCCGACCTGGACCTGCACGAAGCGCGGGCGCGGGTCGAGGTGGCGCCGGACTTCGGTCCCGAGCTGTACGCCAACGCCGTCTGGCGCGCGTAG
- a CDS encoding transporter substrate-binding domain-containing protein, producing MSRLPGPRGLAARALHAVLPLAWLAAAPSAQADATLERIHARGRISIGVIVNGNSAFGSIDPATGQPVGFNPELARKLASELGVQADLVPVLPTNRVQFLQQGKVDLLVASMLLTPERAALLDYVPTPYYRNGGTAIFLKRSGIRRWEDLRGKAVCLSQGSSYAKPVASVYGGEVKGFKGMSESLLALRGGASCVAAVHESLTLNQLVAHDPEWRDYAVLPDEVDPAPQVAWVRKGEKDTVASVDRILQRLHGSGWLLGLEARLELVPRSPLLAQLHRQYGGK from the coding sequence ATGAGCAGACTTCCCGGGCCACGCGGCCTCGCCGCGCGAGCCTTGCATGCCGTGCTTCCCCTGGCCTGGCTGGCCGCCGCACCTTCGGCGCAGGCCGATGCCACGCTGGAGCGGATCCACGCGCGCGGGCGCATCAGCATCGGCGTCATCGTCAACGGTAACAGCGCCTTCGGCTCGATCGATCCGGCCACCGGCCAGCCGGTCGGCTTCAATCCGGAGCTGGCGCGCAAGCTGGCCAGCGAACTCGGGGTGCAGGCCGACCTGGTGCCGGTGCTGCCGACCAACCGCGTGCAGTTCCTGCAGCAAGGCAAGGTCGACCTGCTGGTGGCGAGCATGCTGCTGACCCCGGAGCGGGCCGCGCTGCTGGACTACGTGCCGACCCCGTACTACCGTAACGGCGGCACCGCGATCTTCCTCAAGCGCAGCGGTATCCGCCGCTGGGAAGACCTGCGCGGCAAGGCGGTCTGCCTGTCGCAGGGCAGCAGCTATGCCAAGCCGGTGGCGTCGGTCTACGGGGGGGAGGTCAAGGGTTTCAAGGGCATGTCCGAATCGCTGCTGGCATTGCGCGGCGGCGCGTCCTGCGTGGCGGCGGTGCATGAAAGCCTGACCCTGAACCAGCTGGTGGCGCACGATCCGGAATGGCGCGACTACGCCGTGCTGCCCGACGAGGTCGATCCGGCGCCCCAGGTGGCCTGGGTGCGCAAGGGCGAGAAGGACACCGTGGCCAGCGTGGACCGTATCCTGCAGCGCCTGCACGGTTCCGGCTGGCTGCTCGGCCTGGAGGCGCGGCTCGAACTGGTGCCGCGCTCGCCGTTGCTGGCGCAGCTGCACCGGCAGTACGGCGGCAAGTAA
- a CDS encoding succinylglutamate desuccinylase/aspartoacylase family protein, with product MAVEHKAAIASPVQSEIDFDRASGKQVGYLRLPHSSHRSAYGWLPIPVATIGDGDGPAVLVMAGNHGDEYEGQILVARLIRELAPAAVRGRLILLPMANYPAARAGLRTSPLDGGNLNRSFPGDPRGTPTQVIADYIERALLPRVQVVIDLHSGGSSLQYHGATLFAQRDPDPARQQRVLEAIRAFGLPLGFVNDSPNPVGLLAAARRHGVLGLLTELGGAGSVDAGVLATAWHGLLHLLGHLGVLQGALVPAAPPGETRLLRVDRAQHYVYARDDGIFEPLVRLGERVEAGQPAARLHAPDLPEREPALVRFAAGGIVVCRRVPALTERGDCLYQLADDL from the coding sequence ATGGCGGTGGAACACAAGGCGGCGATCGCCTCGCCGGTGCAGAGCGAGATCGACTTCGACCGCGCGAGCGGCAAGCAGGTGGGCTACCTGCGCCTGCCGCACTCGTCGCACCGTTCCGCCTATGGCTGGCTGCCGATCCCGGTCGCCACCATCGGCGACGGCGACGGGCCGGCTGTGCTGGTGATGGCCGGCAACCACGGCGACGAGTACGAAGGGCAGATCCTGGTCGCACGCCTGATCCGCGAACTGGCGCCGGCCGCCGTACGCGGCCGCCTGATCCTGCTGCCGATGGCCAACTATCCGGCCGCCCGGGCCGGCCTGCGCACCTCGCCGCTGGATGGCGGCAACCTGAACCGCAGCTTTCCGGGCGACCCGCGCGGCACGCCCACGCAGGTGATCGCCGACTACATCGAGCGGGCGCTGCTGCCGCGCGTGCAAGTGGTGATCGACCTGCACTCGGGCGGCAGCTCGCTGCAGTATCACGGCGCCACCCTGTTCGCGCAGCGCGATCCCGATCCGGCGCGCCAGCAGCGCGTGCTGGAGGCGATCCGGGCCTTCGGCCTGCCGCTCGGCTTTGTCAACGACAGTCCCAATCCGGTCGGCCTGCTGGCCGCCGCGCGCCGCCACGGGGTGCTCGGCTTGCTCACGGAACTGGGCGGGGCCGGCAGCGTGGACGCCGGAGTCCTGGCCACGGCCTGGCATGGCCTGCTGCACCTGCTGGGCCACCTCGGCGTGCTGCAGGGCGCGCTGGTGCCGGCGGCGCCGCCGGGCGAGACGCGGCTGCTGCGCGTGGACCGGGCACAGCATTACGTCTACGCCCGCGACGACGGCATCTTCGAGCCGCTGGTCCGCCTGGGCGAACGCGTCGAGGCCGGGCAGCCAGCCGCCCGCCTGCATGCGCCGGACCTTCCGGAGCGCGAGCCCGCGCTGGTGCGCTTCGCCGCCGGGGGCATCGTGGTGTGCCGCCGCGTGCCGGCGCTGACCGAGCGCGGAGATTGCCTGTACCAGCTTGCCGACGACCTGTAG
- a CDS encoding rhodanese-like domain-containing protein: protein MNAPIPPLALSAGHDVASRRHAAVAAFLAEAKRLLEAAPADRASLQPVAQALERLGLQRELFPAEHFPVSADNPAQVYRLAEDVDGRYALYVSAGQPGKAQPPHDHTTWAIIAGIAGNERNVFYRRERTEAPARDKLVETGRSEVVPGTSVTLLGDDVHTIELIGGEAGLHLHFYGLALDRLARRVVFESAEGGSYRHFGPPKRIAHAVIAPAALKAALADGEEIALLDVRETGVFIRGHLLLAASAPLWRLELLIDRLVPRRDARIVLTDGGAEHDRLAHEAAAKLVRLGWGNVSVLAGGSAGWVEAGYEIFSGSNVPSKAFGEVIEHERGTPWIDTEELHRLVEGGEDIVVVDSRTTEEFADFSLPFAHSLPGAELVYRIGELAPRPETLVVVNCAGRTRSIVGAQTLIDAGVPNRVVSLKDGTMAWLLAGRKLAHGRHTPLPEPGETALGAARERAERVAARAGVRRLDAAGLARLEAEAAARTLYRFDVRSRAEYEAGHLPGWRWAPGGQLVQATDEYAATRRARIVLADWDGVRALTTGAWLAQLGAHEVYVYSPPDYAEVVTGPEPLRVLRSRAAAALVSPRQAEGLLKSGAARLYDVERRAAYEKRHVAGAWFAVPDRLEALTADLPAGQAVLLTSSDGVLARVVAAELAARSGRDVRALAGGTNAWVAAGLPVENGGKGVLTGDDDHWYSPYLHADVALRDAGFQTYLDWEVGLVAQLEREGDIGIRLLAD from the coding sequence ATGAACGCTCCCATTCCTCCTCTCGCACTGTCGGCCGGCCATGATGTGGCCAGCCGGCGCCATGCGGCCGTGGCCGCCTTCCTTGCCGAAGCCAAGCGCCTGCTCGAGGCCGCGCCGGCCGACCGCGCCAGCCTGCAGCCGGTGGCGCAGGCGCTGGAGCGCCTCGGCCTGCAGCGCGAGCTGTTTCCGGCCGAGCATTTCCCCGTGTCCGCCGACAATCCGGCCCAGGTCTACCGGCTGGCCGAGGACGTCGATGGACGCTATGCGCTCTACGTCTCGGCCGGACAGCCGGGCAAGGCGCAGCCGCCGCACGACCACACCACCTGGGCCATCATCGCCGGCATCGCCGGCAACGAACGCAATGTCTTCTACCGTCGCGAGCGCACCGAGGCCCCCGCGCGCGACAAGCTGGTCGAGACCGGCCGCAGCGAGGTCGTGCCGGGCACGTCGGTCACCCTGCTGGGCGACGATGTGCACACCATCGAGCTGATCGGTGGCGAGGCCGGCCTGCATCTGCATTTCTACGGCCTGGCGCTGGACCGGCTGGCGCGGCGCGTGGTGTTCGAGAGCGCGGAGGGCGGCAGCTACCGGCATTTCGGCCCGCCCAAGCGCATCGCCCATGCGGTGATCGCGCCCGCCGCGCTGAAGGCGGCGCTGGCCGACGGTGAGGAGATCGCGCTGCTGGACGTGCGCGAGACCGGTGTCTTTATCCGCGGCCACCTGCTGCTGGCGGCCTCCGCGCCGTTGTGGCGGCTGGAGCTGCTGATCGATCGCCTGGTGCCGCGGCGCGATGCCCGCATCGTGCTGACCGACGGCGGCGCGGAGCACGACCGGTTGGCGCATGAAGCGGCGGCCAAGCTGGTGCGCCTGGGCTGGGGCAACGTCTCCGTGCTGGCAGGCGGCAGCGCCGGCTGGGTCGAGGCCGGCTATGAGATCTTCAGCGGCAGCAACGTGCCCAGCAAGGCCTTCGGCGAAGTGATCGAGCACGAGCGCGGCACGCCCTGGATCGATACCGAGGAACTGCACCGGCTCGTCGAAGGCGGCGAGGACATCGTGGTGGTCGACAGCCGCACCACCGAGGAATTCGCCGATTTCAGCCTGCCGTTCGCGCACAGCCTGCCGGGCGCGGAGCTGGTCTACCGCATCGGCGAGCTGGCACCGCGGCCGGAGACCCTGGTGGTGGTCAATTGCGCCGGCCGCACCCGCAGCATCGTCGGCGCCCAGACGCTGATCGACGCCGGCGTGCCGAACCGGGTGGTCTCGCTCAAGGACGGCACCATGGCCTGGCTGCTGGCCGGCCGCAAGCTGGCGCACGGCCGCCATACGCCCTTGCCGGAGCCGGGCGAGACGGCGCTCGGCGCGGCGCGCGAGCGTGCCGAGCGGGTTGCCGCGCGCGCCGGCGTACGGCGCCTCGACGCCGCCGGGCTGGCGCGCCTCGAGGCCGAGGCCGCGGCGCGCACCCTGTACCGCTTCGACGTGCGCTCGCGCGCCGAATACGAAGCCGGCCACCTGCCGGGCTGGCGCTGGGCGCCGGGCGGCCAGCTGGTGCAGGCCACCGACGAGTATGCCGCCACCCGCCGCGCGCGCATCGTGCTGGCCGACTGGGACGGCGTGCGCGCGCTGACCACCGGCGCCTGGCTGGCCCAGCTCGGCGCGCATGAGGTCTATGTCTACTCGCCGCCGGACTACGCCGAGGTGGTCACCGGCCCCGAACCGCTGCGCGTGCTGCGGTCGCGCGCAGCGGCCGCGCTGGTCTCGCCGCGCCAGGCCGAGGGCCTGCTCAAGTCCGGCGCCGCGCGCCTCTACGACGTCGAACGCCGCGCGGCCTACGAGAAACGCCACGTGGCCGGCGCCTGGTTCGCCGTGCCGGACCGGCTGGAGGCCCTGACGGCCGACCTGCCGGCCGGGCAGGCGGTGTTGCTGACCTCATCGGATGGCGTGCTGGCGCGTGTCGTCGCCGCCGAGCTGGCCGCGCGCAGCGGCCGCGACGTGCGTGCGCTGGCGGGCGGCACCAATGCCTGGGTGGCCGCCGGCCTGCCCGTCGAAAACGGGGGCAAGGGCGTGCTGACCGGCGACGATGACCACTGGTACAGCCCTTACCTGCATGCCGACGTGGCCTTGCGCGATGCCGGCTTCCAGACCTACCTGGACTGGGAGGTGGGCCTGGTCGCCCAACTCGAGCGGGAGGGGGATATCGGCATCCGCCTGCTGGCTGACTGA
- a CDS encoding iron-containing alcohol dehydrogenase gives MAYIYYLTHIHLDFGTVSLLKSECERIGITRPLLVTDRGVVAAGVAAQALDALAGLPVAVFDETPSNPTEAMVRKATEQYKAAGCDGLVAVGGGSSIDLAKGIAILATHPGELTTYATIEGGSAKITERAAPLIAVPTTAGTGSEVARGAIIILDDGRKLGFHSWHLLPRSAICDPGLTLGLPAGLTAATGMDAIAHCIETFLAPAFNPPADGIALDGLERGWAHIERATRDGADREARLNMMSASMQGAMAFQKGLGCVHSLSHPLGGLKIDGRTGLHHGTLNAVVMPAVLRFNADAPSVVREQRFARLRRAMHLPADADVAQAVHDMTARLGLPTGLAQMGVTAAMFDQVIAGALADHCHKTNPKTASADDYRHMLEASM, from the coding sequence ATGGCATACATCTACTACCTGACCCATATCCACCTGGACTTCGGCACGGTCAGCCTGCTCAAGTCCGAATGCGAACGGATCGGCATCACCCGGCCGCTGCTGGTCACCGACCGGGGCGTGGTCGCGGCGGGTGTGGCCGCACAGGCCCTCGACGCGCTGGCCGGGCTGCCGGTGGCGGTCTTCGACGAGACCCCGTCCAATCCGACCGAGGCCATGGTGCGCAAGGCCACCGAGCAGTACAAGGCGGCCGGCTGCGATGGCCTGGTGGCGGTCGGCGGTGGTTCGTCGATCGACCTGGCCAAAGGCATCGCCATCCTGGCCACCCACCCCGGTGAACTGACCACCTACGCGACCATCGAGGGCGGCAGCGCCAAGATCACCGAACGCGCCGCGCCCCTGATCGCGGTGCCGACCACGGCCGGGACCGGCAGCGAGGTGGCGCGCGGCGCCATCATCATCCTCGACGACGGCCGCAAGCTCGGCTTCCATTCCTGGCATCTGCTGCCCAGGTCCGCCATCTGCGACCCGGGCCTGACGCTGGGCCTGCCGGCCGGCCTGACCGCCGCCACCGGCATGGACGCCATCGCGCACTGCATCGAAACCTTCCTTGCGCCGGCCTTCAACCCGCCCGCCGACGGCATCGCGCTGGACGGCCTGGAGCGCGGCTGGGCCCATATCGAGCGCGCCACGCGCGACGGTGCCGACCGCGAGGCGCGCCTCAATATGATGAGCGCCTCGATGCAGGGCGCAATGGCGTTCCAGAAGGGCCTGGGCTGCGTGCACTCCCTGTCGCATCCGCTCGGCGGCCTGAAGATCGACGGCCGCACCGGCCTGCATCACGGCACCCTCAACGCGGTGGTGATGCCGGCGGTACTGCGCTTCAACGCGGACGCGCCGAGCGTGGTGCGCGAGCAGCGCTTCGCGCGCCTGCGCCGTGCCATGCACCTCCCCGCCGATGCCGACGTGGCGCAGGCCGTGCATGATATGACGGCCCGCCTGGGCCTGCCCACCGGCCTGGCGCAGATGGGAGTGACGGCGGCGATGTTCGACCAGGTGATCGCCGGTGCGCTGGCTGACCACTGCCACAAGACCAATCCGAAAACGGCCAGCGCCGACGACTACCGGCATATGCTCGAGGCATCGATGTAG
- a CDS encoding O-acetyl-ADP-ribose deacetylase, whose translation MGMQVVHGDITRMEVDAIVNAANSGLLGGGGVDGAIHGAGGPAIMEACRAIRDSQGGCPTGDAVITTGGLLPAPYVIHAVGPVWRGGGDNEEELLASAYRNSIRRAAEKGLRTIAFPNISTGIYGFPRERAVDIAIAAVRDSLPQAPSIEQVTFVCFDDENYQLYRARLL comes from the coding sequence ATGGGAATGCAAGTGGTTCACGGTGACATCACCCGCATGGAAGTCGACGCCATCGTCAACGCCGCCAACAGCGGACTGCTGGGCGGCGGCGGCGTGGACGGCGCCATCCATGGCGCGGGTGGCCCGGCCATCATGGAAGCCTGCCGCGCGATACGCGACAGCCAGGGCGGATGCCCGACCGGCGACGCGGTGATCACCACCGGCGGTCTGCTGCCGGCGCCCTACGTCATCCACGCGGTCGGACCGGTCTGGCGCGGCGGTGGCGACAACGAGGAGGAACTGCTGGCCAGCGCCTACCGCAACAGCATCCGCAGGGCAGCGGAAAAGGGCTTGCGCACCATCGCTTTCCCCAATATCAGCACAGGCATCTACGGCTTCCCGCGCGAGCGCGCGGTGGACATCGCCATTGCCGCGGTGCGCGACAGCCTGCCGCAGGCACCCTCGATCGAGCAGGTCACTTTTGTCTGCTTCGACGACGAGAACTACCAGTTGTACCGCGCGCGGCTGCTCTAG
- a CDS encoding aspartate/glutamate racemase family protein, producing the protein MKTIGLIGGMSWESSAEYYRLVNQGMKARLGGHANARSVMVTVCFEEIHALQHAQRWDELAVRMRQAARQVQAGGADFLLLCTNTMHRVAPAIEEAVSIPLLHIVDPTAQALRAAGIGRVGLLGTRFTMEQDFYRARMAGRHGIEVLVPGEAGRRRVHEIIYEELCHGTVRAASRDAFRRIVDELAAEGAQGVILGCTEITLLIGAGDVALPVFDTTRLHALAAVEAAAPLGPRGAGPAASQS; encoded by the coding sequence ATGAAGACCATCGGCCTGATCGGCGGGATGAGCTGGGAATCCTCGGCGGAGTACTACCGCCTGGTCAACCAGGGCATGAAGGCACGGCTGGGCGGCCATGCCAATGCGCGCAGCGTGATGGTGACGGTCTGCTTCGAGGAGATCCATGCGCTGCAGCACGCGCAGCGCTGGGACGAACTGGCCGTGCGCATGCGGCAGGCGGCACGGCAGGTGCAGGCCGGCGGCGCCGACTTCCTGCTGTTGTGTACCAATACCATGCATCGCGTGGCGCCGGCCATCGAGGAAGCGGTGTCGATTCCGCTGCTGCATATCGTCGATCCGACCGCGCAGGCCTTGCGCGCGGCCGGCATCGGCCGCGTTGGCCTGCTGGGCACCCGCTTCACCATGGAACAGGATTTCTACCGGGCGCGCATGGCCGGGCGGCACGGTATCGAAGTGCTGGTTCCCGGCGAGGCCGGCCGCCGCCGCGTGCACGAGATCATCTACGAAGAACTGTGCCACGGCACCGTGCGCGCGGCGTCGCGCGATGCCTTCCGGCGCATCGTCGACGAACTGGCCGCGGAGGGCGCGCAAGGCGTGATCCTGGGCTGCACCGAGATCACGCTGTTGATCGGTGCGGGCGACGTGGCGCTGCCGGTGTTCGACACCACGCGCCTGCACGCCTTGGCCGCGGTGGAAGCCGCCGCGCCGCTGGGACCGCGCGGCGCAGGCCCTGCGGCAAGCCAGAGCTAG